CGATCCGTCAATCTGGGCAAGGAATGCGCGCTAATTACGGACGGCCGTTTTTCCGGGGGAACCTCGGGGCTTTCGATCGGCCATGTATCTCCGGAAGCCGCATCCGGCGGCGCGATCGCCCTTATTAAAAACGGCGATACGATAGAAATCGATATTCCAAATCGGCGTATCAATCTTCTCGTTTCGGATGGAGAGCTTGAAAAACGAAAAAAAGAGGAAGAAGCATACGGAAGGGAAGCCTTTACCCCGCGGGGAAGGGATCGGAAGGTCTCGAAGGCGTTGCATGCGTATGCGCTTTTTGCCGCTTCAGCGGACAAAGGCGCGGTGAGGGTGTTGCCCGAAACCGATTAATCTGCAACCGGAGATATGGTTTCTATTTCAAAAACAGGCTGAAGCCTGAACCTGTCGTTTCCCATGGCGACGAGAGATTTCTCAGGATTGAAGGATAAAACGATATTCAGACGTGCCGCCCGCGTGACCTCGAACGAAGTGACGAGTTTTATCCCGGTTTCCGATCCTCCCGGCACGGCAAGCGGCAATTCACGCAGCAATTCATTCTCGACGATATCGATGGAATTGTCATTATCGAGAACGAGACGAAGCTGCGTGTACAATCCGGTTTCGAGGACTCCGATACCGACGACCGCTATATCACAGGCGATGTCGATCAAATTGAACCGCATCCCCTCCCCGCCGTTATCGACGATCGTCCGCCATGTCCCGTCGTCATTGTGGGCTTCGACGCGGGCTATCGAAATCCAGATACCCTCGATCCCCGGTATGAGTGATTTCATGGTATCGTAAGAAGCATTTCCCGTCAGGAGAACCTCGACCTCACCCGTATTGAACGATGCAGGCAGTTCGAGGGGGGGGAGACACGAAGCCGCCGTTAAAAGGCATATGGAAAGCACCACCGGTATTATGAAACATCCCTTTTTGTCCGTCATATTACCCCTGTTTTATTTATTTTTAAATTATAGCGATGGTGAAAAGATAACACGAAGACAGGTGATTGTCAATGAAAACTTTCATGGCCACACGAATCCCCGTCTTTTGACATACGGACCGGCTGAGGTTGTTACGCCCGATGCACCAGTTCCCTGAAGAGCGTAAACAGGTACGAAGGATCGTGGGGCCCGGGCCCGGCCTCCGGGTGGTACTGGATCGCGATAACCGGTTCTTTTGTGTGTTCGAATCCTTCGAGTGTCCTGTCATTGAGGTTGATATGGGTCACCTCGATAAGTTTCGGAT
The Spirochaetales bacterium genome window above contains:
- a CDS encoding DUF4382 domain-containing protein gives rise to the protein MTDKKGCFIIPVVLSICLLTAASCLPPLELPASFNTGEVEVLLTGNASYDTMKSLIPGIEGIWISIARVEAHNDDGTWRTIVDNGGEGMRFNLIDIACDIAVVGIGVLETGLYTQLRLVLDNDNSIDIVENELLRELPLAVPGGSETGIKLVTSFEVTRAARLNIVLSFNPEKSLVAMGNDRFRLQPVFEIETISPVAD